In Sphaeramia orbicularis unplaced genomic scaffold, fSphaOr1.1, whole genome shotgun sequence, a genomic segment contains:
- the LOC115416338 gene encoding calcipressin-1-like isoform X2, which translates to MHIKTTKCNRFCLVATVTSQEVFNRPEAQTSFEALFRSFDPAVQFQYFKSFRRVRISFSDALAAAEARLRLHKSNFNGKEMRLYFAQSVHIGSPRLEPPKPEKQFLISPPASPPVGWEQSQDATPVINYDLLCAISKLGPGDKYELHTATPTTPSVVVHVCEDERGDSSAPDDSDQDEKPRPPRPKIIQTRRPDYTPGVKQ; encoded by the exons ATGCACATCAAGACCACCAAGTGTAACCGCTTCTGCCTGGTCGCCACGGTGACCAGCCAGGAAGTGTTCAACCGTCCTGAGGCGCAG ACCAGTTTCGAGGCCTTGTTCCGCTCCTTCGACCCGGCGGTCCAGTTCCAGTACTTCAAGTCTTTCCGTCGGGTCCGGATCAGCTTCAGCGACGCGCTGGCGGCCGCCGAAGCCCGACTGCGACTGCACAAGAGCAACTTCAACGGCAAAGAGATGAGGCTGTACTTCGCCCAG TCCGTCCACATAGGGAGTCCTCGACTGGAACCTCCCAAACCGGAGAAACAGTTCCTGATCTCCCCCCCGGCGTCCCCCCCGGTGGGCTGGGAACAGTCTCAGGACGCCACGCCGGTCATCAACTACGACCTGCTGTGTGCCATCTCCAAACTGGGACCAG gGGACAAGTATGAGCTCCACACAGCCACGCCCACCACCCCCAGCGTGGTCGTGCACGTGTGCGAGGACGAGCGCGGCGACAGCTCAGCCCCGGACGACAGCGACCAAGATGAGAAGCCCCGCCCCCCGCGGCCCAAGATCATCCAGACGCGGCGTCCTGACTACACGCCCGGCGTCAAGCAGTGA